The following proteins are co-located in the Hypanus sabinus isolate sHypSab1 chromosome 28, sHypSab1.hap1, whole genome shotgun sequence genome:
- the LOC132382555 gene encoding UDP-glucuronosyltransferase 2A2-like has protein sequence MEGFGWESRALVPFLFGIIISLLCTITQSANLLVVPVDGSHWINMRILLEELKPRGHNFTVIYIEESWYINERPNLYQSIVIPLKNIEVKDIVEIYLHKTLQLGQDGWSFSDNIEFQSVILQLVQRCQKIFHLTTSEIFQNKTLLSQLEKANFDLVLSDPFFVTGSMLAYYLKLPLVYNVRWLESGEAHFLFVPSPLSYVPILGSNLTDKMSFLQRTQNFIQHLIFQSIVELTIYPKYNELCHRYLGPDTDIKTILLRADVWLMRVDFVLEFPRPTMPNIVYIGGFQCKPAQPLAAEFEEFVQSSGKHGLIVMSLGSFIHSLPKQITMEIAEAFAQVPQKVIWRYDGEIPPNVGNNTLLRKWIPQNDLLGHPNTRVFISHGGTNGIYEAIYHGVPVIGMPLIFDQFDNLLRLESRGAAKVLNVATMHSTNLLQALHEVINGTFYWDNMKKLSALHRDQPVSPMERAVFWIEYVARHKGAGHLRSESYRLPWYAYYCVDVMVLLLSMLLMAIVLVVVALKRLCHIAWKKKQKNE, from the coding sequence ATGGAAGGTTTTGGATGGGAAAGCCGAGCACTTGTCCCATTTCTCTTTGGAATTATCATCAGTTTGCTTTGTACCATCACTCAGTCAGCTAATCTATTAGTTGTACCTGTCGATGGAAGTCATTGGATCAACATGAGAATTCTCTTGGAGGAACTGAAACCTCGTGGACACAACTTCACGGTGATTTATATTGAGGAAAGTTGGTATATCAATGAAAGGCCCAACCTATATCAATCTATCGTAATTCCACTGAAAAACATTGAAGTAAAGGATATAGTTGAAATATATCTTCATAAAACACTGCAGCTTGGGCAGGATGGGTGGAGCTTCAGTGACAATATTGAGTTCCAATCTGTAATTCTACAACTTGTGCAGCGCTGTCAGAAGATTTTCCATTTGACTACTAGTGAAATATTTCAAAACAAAACATTACTAAGCCAACTTGAAAAGGCAAACTTTGACCTGGTGCTTTCAGACCCTTTTTTTGTTACTGGATCAATGCTTGCTTATTATTTAAAACTTCCTTTGGTGTATAATGTTCGATGGTTAGAATCTGGTGAGGCTCACTTCTTGTTTGTCCCATCCCCCCTTTCTTATGTCCCAATCTTAGGCTCAAACCTAACAGACAAAATGTCCTTTCTTCAAAGAACACAAAACTTCATCCAACATCTAATCTTTCAATCCATTGTAGAACTTACCATTTATCCCAAATACAATGAGCTCTGTCATCGATATTTGGGTCCAGACACAGATATCAAGACAATTCTGCTGAGGGCTGATGTGTGGCTGATGAGAGTCGATTTTGTACTTGAATTCCCAAGACCCACCATGCCAAATATTGTCTACATTGGAGGCTTCCAGTGTAAACCAGCCCAACCACTAGCGGCAGAGTTTGAAGAGTTTGTTCAAAGCTCAGGAAAGCATGGACTTATAGTGATGTCATTAGGATCTTTTATCCATTCCTTGCCAAAGCAGATTACAATGGAAATAGCTGAGGCATTTGCTCAAGTACCCCAGAAGGTGATTTGGAGATATGATGGAGAAATCCCTCCCAATGTAGGTAATAATACACTACTGAGAAAATGGATCCCTCAGAACGACCTTCTGGGTCACCCCAACACCCGAGTCTTCATTTCGCACGGTGGTACCAATGGTATTTACGAGGCCATCTACCACGGGGTGCCAGTGATTGGCATGCCTCTAATTTTTGATCAGTTTGACAATTTACTTCGACTTGAATCCCGAGGTGCAGCAAAGGTGCTTAATGTTGCAACCATGCACTCCACAAATCTATTGCAGGCACTTCATGAGGTGATAAATGGCACATTTTACTGGGACAACATGAAGAAACTCTCTGCCCTCCACCGGGACCAACCAGTGTCCCCAATGGAGCGAGCCGTTTTCTGGATTGAGTACGTTGCCCGACACAAAGGAGCAGGACATTTGCGTTCTGAATCCTACCGACTGCCCTGGTATGCTTACTATTGTGTGGATGTGATGGTCTTACTGTTGTCCATGTTACTCATGGCAATAGTGCTGGTGGTTGTAGCACTGAAGAGACTTTGTCACATTGCAtggaagaaaaagcaaaagaatgAATAA